In one window of Fusobacteria bacterium ZRK30 DNA:
- a CDS encoding energy-coupling factor ABC transporter ATP-binding protein — MARIELINFSLKYYGHKKETLSNINLSFNTDEKILLLSPSGYGKSSLLLCFLGIIQRNNLGETKGEITIDGINIEEMSPIEIAHNFGIVFQDPENQFCTMYPEDEIAFSLENFCTPSQEIGVKIEEVLKQVKIGHKKREMLSNLSGGEQQKVAIGSSLAVESKMLLLDEPTANLDTLGRCEINQLITSLDIGYLLVEHNFEEWLDTITRAIIIDKNGTIRVDSSGENFLEKNREVLIELGLSKKVEEDKSVYNESMFSNKSEKLLEIKNLNFKYAEKNILNNISFDVNSGEIIALLGKNGAGKTTLSKILGGMETKFNGEVSYRGKNIKKISKEKLYSELTYVFQNPEHQFIKDSVRDEVELFKEIHGEEICVDTILDKYNLEGVKNENPFTLSGGQKRRLSVAIMLSKKHNVLILDEPTFGLDYFNTRELMTQIKGLAKKGMGIIIITHNMEIVKEYATKALILKEGENSYFGPIKELFENREFLEKAKIIGKNTKLWNNREVKRCLER, encoded by the coding sequence ATGGCTAGGATAGAATTAATAAATTTTAGTTTGAAATATTACGGGCACAAGAAGGAAACACTTTCAAATATCAATTTAAGTTTTAATACTGATGAAAAGATACTTCTTCTATCACCTAGTGGATATGGCAAGAGCAGCCTTCTGCTTTGTTTTCTTGGGATTATTCAAAGAAATAATCTAGGGGAAACAAAGGGTGAGATTACTATTGATGGCATAAATATAGAGGAGATGTCCCCTATAGAGATAGCTCATAATTTTGGAATAGTTTTTCAGGATCCAGAAAATCAATTTTGTACAATGTATCCGGAAGATGAGATAGCTTTTTCACTGGAAAATTTTTGTACTCCTTCACAGGAGATAGGGGTAAAGATAGAAGAAGTGTTAAAACAGGTAAAGATAGGTCATAAAAAAAGAGAGATGTTATCAAATCTCTCAGGAGGAGAGCAGCAAAAAGTTGCCATAGGGTCTTCATTGGCAGTTGAAAGTAAGATGCTATTGTTAGATGAACCTACAGCAAATTTAGATACCTTAGGAAGGTGTGAGATAAATCAATTGATCACATCTCTTGATATTGGATACCTTCTTGTAGAGCATAATTTTGAGGAATGGTTAGATACAATAACAAGGGCGATTATTATAGATAAAAATGGAACTATAAGAGTCGACAGCAGTGGAGAGAATTTTTTAGAAAAAAATAGAGAGGTCTTGATAGAGCTTGGTTTGTCCAAGAAGGTAGAAGAGGATAAAAGTGTCTATAATGAGAGTATGTTTTCTAATAAAAGCGAGAAACTTTTAGAGATAAAGAATTTGAATTTTAAATATGCAGAAAAAAACATATTAAACAATATTTCCTTTGATGTGAATTCAGGTGAAATTATAGCACTACTAGGGAAAAATGGGGCCGGGAAAACTACTCTATCTAAAATTTTAGGTGGAATGGAGACGAAATTTAATGGTGAAGTATCTTACAGGGGTAAAAATATTAAAAAAATATCAAAAGAGAAACTATATAGTGAACTAACTTATGTTTTTCAAAATCCTGAACACCAATTTATAAAAGATTCTGTAAGGGATGAGGTAGAACTCTTTAAGGAGATTCACGGAGAAGAGATCTGTGTAGATACTATTTTAGATAAGTATAATTTAGAAGGGGTAAAAAATGAAAATCCTTTTACCCTCTCTGGTGGCCAGAAAAGAAGACTTTCAGTGGCAATAATGTTATCAAAAAAGCATAATGTATTAATCTTAGATGAACCAACTTTTGGATTGGATTATTTTAATACTAGAGAATTGATGACACAAATAAAAGGGCTAGCTAAAAAAGGTATGGGAATAATTATAATTACCCATAATATGGAGATAGTAAAGGAATATGCAACGAAAGCATTGATTTTAAAAGAGGGAGAAAATTCATATTTTGGACCAATAAAAGAGTTGTTTGAAAATAGAGAATTTTTAGAAAAAGCAAAAATTATAGGAAAAAACACAAAACTTTGGAATAATAGGGAAGTGAAAAGATGTTTAGAGAGATAA
- the tenA gene encoding thiaminase II, with product MSVSNIEQEKTLLEELKEACKDVWHEYTHPEFIDQLQDGTLDIEKFRYYLKQDYLYLLHYVRCFALMAFKGETLEEIQFALEGTLWITEGELELHNQYKEWGIEKHELESSEESIECIAYTRYMKDIGVSGDYLDLMIAIASCYIGYGEIGQRLLADEKTVLEGNPYKEWIHMYGGEGYQSSTVEFVEKLNNYGKNISKKKLEKLKVIFREVTRLEVAFWDMGMRGDKKIK from the coding sequence ATGTCAGTATCTAACATAGAGCAAGAAAAAACATTACTAGAAGAATTAAAAGAGGCGTGTAAGGATGTATGGCATGAGTATACCCATCCGGAATTTATAGATCAGCTTCAAGATGGAACATTAGATATAGAAAAGTTTAGATACTATTTAAAACAAGATTATTTATATTTACTGCACTATGTAAGATGTTTTGCATTGATGGCGTTTAAAGGGGAAACCTTAGAAGAGATACAGTTTGCTCTAGAGGGTACACTATGGATAACAGAGGGAGAACTAGAACTACATAATCAATATAAAGAGTGGGGGATAGAGAAACACGAATTGGAAAGTTCTGAGGAGTCTATAGAGTGTATCGCTTATACGAGATATATGAAAGATATTGGAGTGAGTGGTGACTACTTAGATCTAATGATTGCCATAGCTTCTTGTTACATTGGTTATGGAGAGATAGGACAAAGGTTACTGGCAGATGAAAAAACAGTGTTAGAAGGCAATCCATATAAAGAATGGATCCATATGTATGGAGGAGAAGGTTATCAGTCTTCTACAGTTGAATTTGTAGAAAAATTAAATAACTATGGTAAGAATATCAGTAAGAAAAAATTAGAAAAATTAAAAGTTATATTTAGGGAAGTAACCAGATTAGAGGTAGCTTTTTGGGATATGGGGATGAGAGGAGATAAAAAGATAAAATAG
- a CDS encoding CBS domain-containing protein yields MNLSERQYRIIEIIRMNGSITGEKIAKILGVTRSALRTDFSFLIKSEIIKSKTKVGYSLNPQKPKKIDSSSLKDINVTEFIGEALILSEKNSIHDGIVEIFTRDSGTIYITNGDLLSGVVSRKDLLKAAIGGMDLSSLPISLIMSRMPNIHFCTTDATLFEAAEIIVKKEVDSLPIVEYSKELNGYKIVGKISKTDLSKVLFETLL; encoded by the coding sequence ATGAATTTATCTGAAAGACAATATAGAATAATAGAAATTATTAGAATGAATGGTTCAATTACAGGAGAAAAAATAGCAAAGATCTTAGGAGTAACAAGATCAGCTCTGAGAACGGACTTTTCCTTTTTAATAAAATCAGAGATTATAAAATCTAAAACTAAGGTAGGATACAGTTTGAATCCTCAAAAACCTAAAAAAATAGATAGTTCTTCATTGAAAGATATAAATGTAACAGAATTTATAGGAGAAGCTTTGATCCTCTCGGAGAAAAACTCTATCCATGATGGAATAGTAGAAATTTTTACAAGGGATTCAGGGACAATCTATATAACCAATGGAGATTTACTTTCTGGTGTGGTTTCTAGAAAAGATCTACTTAAAGCAGCTATAGGAGGGATGGATCTTTCGTCTCTGCCAATCAGCTTGATAATGAGCAGAATGCCGAATATACACTTTTGTACTACAGATGCTACATTGTTTGAAGCTGCTGAAATAATTGTAAAAAAAGAGGTAGATTCCCTGCCGATAGTTGAGTATTCTAAAGAATTAAATGGATATAAAATTGTAGGGAAGATTTCGAAAACGGATCTAAGTAAGGTTTTGTTTGAGACTTTATTATAG
- a CDS encoding kinase/pyrophosphorylase produces the protein MDSEVILKVIKDELNREDFKLIQITQKEFEKLEVINSQNLVFYSLKDKKQLRKLEKFCIEKDITHFDTFKILKYGFKKLFKKSKANSFKKMDEKYFKRIEAMEFAVKYDDGKISRGILEADLLIVGLSRTSKTPLSIYLANKSGLKIINIPLVPEVPIPKEIFEATQVIGLTISIDKLNKIREERLKTMKAEERASSYASFGRILEELDYSDRIMKKLRCPVIDVSEKAIEETAEIILKLIKA, from the coding sequence GTGGACTCAGAAGTCATCTTAAAAGTAATTAAAGATGAATTGAATCGGGAAGATTTTAAACTGATCCAGATAACCCAGAAAGAATTTGAAAAATTAGAAGTTATAAATTCTCAAAATTTAGTTTTTTACAGTTTAAAAGATAAAAAACAACTCCGGAAACTGGAAAAATTTTGTATAGAAAAAGATATAACACATTTTGATACTTTTAAAATTTTAAAATATGGATTTAAAAAATTATTTAAAAAATCCAAAGCAAATTCATTTAAGAAGATGGATGAAAAGTATTTTAAACGTATCGAGGCTATGGAATTTGCAGTAAAGTATGATGATGGAAAGATAAGCCGGGGAATATTAGAAGCGGATCTTCTGATTGTAGGTTTATCCAGGACATCTAAAACTCCGTTGTCAATCTATTTAGCCAATAAAAGTGGATTAAAGATAATAAATATACCACTGGTTCCGGAAGTACCTATTCCAAAAGAGATCTTTGAGGCAACTCAGGTAATTGGGTTGACCATATCTATAGATAAGTTAAACAAGATAAGAGAAGAAAGATTAAAAACAATGAAAGCAGAGGAGAGGGCATCCAGCTACGCATCCTTTGGAAGAATATTGGAAGAATTGGATTATTCAGATAGGATAATGAAAAAATTACGGTGTCCAGTAATAGATGTATCGGAAAAAGCCATTGAAGAAACGGCAGAGATCATCTTAAAATTAATAAAAGCATAA
- a CDS encoding energy-coupling factor transporter transmembrane protein EcfT encodes MFREINPIIKLGCNLLGVILSFLVFTVGGLFLILGFTFIIALIEKNLTKKSLLKISPLLLFGVGIFITNLLWGSGNFNDSFSYGNFILGLKLFLRVAIIGTLAMSFLFNIDPNRMLMSLMQNLRLNPGLAYGVMVAFRFFPMMENDMNMIKNARDIRLGGRKKTFKEKITLPIPLLATNIRRAERVAIAMEGRGFDRFNKRTHYKSIPLKFIDFIYLMAISGIFILVYFYGHGNGNWLGY; translated from the coding sequence ATGTTTAGAGAGATAAATCCAATAATAAAATTAGGATGTAACCTATTGGGGGTAATCTTATCTTTTTTAGTGTTTACAGTAGGGGGGCTTTTTCTTATCTTAGGGTTTACGTTTATAATAGCTTTGATTGAAAAGAACCTCACCAAAAAAAGTTTATTAAAAATATCTCCGTTATTGTTATTTGGAGTTGGAATATTTATAACTAATTTATTATGGGGAAGTGGGAATTTTAATGATAGTTTCTCATATGGAAATTTTATCTTAGGTCTAAAACTCTTTTTAAGAGTAGCTATAATTGGAACATTAGCAATGAGTTTTTTATTTAATATAGACCCAAATAGGATGTTGATGAGCCTTATGCAGAATTTAAGGCTGAATCCAGGGTTAGCTTATGGTGTTATGGTAGCTTTCAGGTTCTTTCCAATGATGGAAAATGATATGAATATGATAAAAAATGCAAGGGATATTAGGCTTGGAGGAAGAAAAAAAACTTTTAAAGAGAAGATTACTCTCCCTATACCTCTCCTTGCTACAAATATCAGGAGAGCGGAAAGAGTTGCAATTGCCATGGAAGGGAGAGGTTTTGACAGGTTTAATAAAAGAACACACTATAAAAGTATACCTTTAAAATTTATTGACTTTATCTACCTTATGGCAATATCAGGGATATTTATCCTGGTATATTTTTACGGGCATGGAAATGGGAATTGGTTAGGTTATTAA
- the thiD gene encoding bifunctional hydroxymethylpyrimidine kinase/phosphomethylpyrimidine kinase has product MNTVLTIAGSDSSGGAGIQADLKTFTMHNTFGMSVITAITAQNTTGVRSIQNIDKEIIEDQIDAVFEDICPMAVKIGMVSNTEIIKVISKKLRNYNAQNIVLDTVMVSTSGHTLLEKEARETLIDELLPLASIITPNLPEAEILCGFEIANEDEMKKACQEISSYYKGYILIKGGHLETSKKAIDILYKDGKYEIFENDFIDNKNTHGTGCTLSSAIAANLALGDSVEESVKRAKNYVYSAISSKIDLGKGKGPIDHMYKFNSGGKN; this is encoded by the coding sequence ATGAATACAGTATTAACTATAGCAGGAAGTGATTCTAGTGGAGGAGCTGGAATACAAGCAGATTTAAAAACTTTTACAATGCATAATACCTTTGGAATGAGTGTGATTACAGCAATTACAGCACAAAATACAACTGGGGTAAGATCTATTCAAAATATAGATAAAGAAATAATAGAAGATCAAATAGATGCAGTATTTGAAGATATATGTCCTATGGCAGTAAAAATAGGGATGGTATCCAATACAGAGATAATAAAAGTAATATCAAAAAAATTGAGGAACTACAATGCTCAAAATATAGTTTTAGATACTGTAATGGTGTCAACAAGTGGTCATACACTCTTAGAAAAAGAAGCTAGGGAAACCCTTATAGACGAATTATTGCCACTTGCTTCAATTATTACTCCAAATCTTCCGGAAGCAGAGATATTATGCGGGTTTGAGATAGCTAATGAAGATGAGATGAAAAAAGCATGTCAGGAGATATCTAGTTATTATAAAGGCTATATCCTAATTAAAGGTGGACATCTTGAAACCAGTAAAAAAGCAATTGATATCCTTTATAAAGATGGGAAATATGAGATTTTTGAAAATGATTTTATAGATAATAAAAATACTCATGGTACAGGATGTACACTTTCTAGTGCTATTGCTGCTAACTTAGCTCTAGGAGACAGTGTAGAAGAATCAGTAAAGAGAGCAAAAAACTATGTATACAGTGCAATTTCAAGTAAGATAGATCTTGGGAAGGGGAAAGGTCCTATTGATCATATGTATAAATTTAACTCAGGAGGGAAAAACTAA
- a CDS encoding ECF transporter S component, which translates to MREIVVMAVLSMAYAVIYIGGVGAWGIFNAIFGPIGTDIIYGIWFMSAVTSMYIIRKPGCAFLGEMMAAMSEVLLGTPVGVTMLIGAAIQGASSELVFTITGYKKYNTFVLVLAGIFPSLGTFSYSYVMYGFSHLPIKMVAMMLIIRVISGGLIGGYGGKMVADTLASTGSLNTFSLGRERRIRFNG; encoded by the coding sequence ATGAGAGAGATAGTAGTCATGGCGGTGCTATCAATGGCATATGCAGTTATTTATATTGGTGGTGTAGGAGCTTGGGGAATATTTAACGCAATATTTGGGCCTATTGGAACAGATATAATATATGGTATATGGTTCATGTCAGCAGTAACCAGTATGTATATAATTAGAAAACCAGGGTGCGCATTTCTTGGTGAGATGATGGCAGCAATGTCAGAAGTGTTGCTGGGAACACCAGTGGGAGTAACAATGTTAATAGGAGCGGCAATCCAAGGGGCCTCCAGTGAATTAGTGTTTACAATAACAGGCTATAAGAAATACAATACATTTGTTTTGGTTTTAGCTGGGATATTCCCAAGTTTAGGGACATTTTCATATTCATATGTTATGTATGGTTTTTCTCACTTACCGATAAAGATGGTTGCGATGATGTTAATAATCAGAGTAATTTCTGGTGGTTTGATAGGAGGATATGGCGGTAAGATGGTCGCTGATACCCTGGCATCAACAGGTAGTCTAAATACGTTTTCATTGGGAAGAGAAAGGAGGATAAGGTTTAATGGCTAG
- the thiE gene encoding thiamine phosphate synthase: MNITRIKERDLLLYGVISKGELSWEEYLQKIEQSIDSGVTIIQLREKKMDTDSFIELGKKVKKITDRRGIKLIINDNIEVCKEIDCEGVHIGQGDISPIEARKILGEDKIIGLSIQTRKHLDESIDSDIDYYGVGAVFSTTTKLDADNVSYSDLKALSLGSKIPMVAIGGINKSNILKLEGTGIAGVAIVSAIYGVEDTYKESKTLFNLAKKFFLKVEGKR, encoded by the coding sequence ATGAACATAACTAGAATAAAAGAAAGAGATCTTCTTCTCTATGGTGTTATTTCTAAAGGAGAACTATCTTGGGAAGAATACTTGCAAAAGATTGAACAATCTATAGATTCTGGAGTAACAATAATTCAACTGAGGGAAAAAAAGATGGATACTGACAGTTTTATTGAGCTGGGAAAAAAAGTAAAAAAAATAACAGATAGAAGGGGAATAAAATTAATTATCAACGACAATATAGAAGTCTGCAAAGAGATAGATTGCGAGGGAGTGCATATAGGTCAGGGAGATATTTCACCGATAGAGGCTAGAAAGATTTTGGGTGAAGATAAAATCATAGGTTTATCGATTCAAACAAGGAAACATCTAGATGAGAGTATAGACAGTGATATTGATTATTATGGGGTAGGAGCGGTGTTTTCAACTACAACAAAACTTGATGCAGACAATGTTTCATATTCTGATTTAAAGGCATTATCTTTAGGTTCTAAAATTCCTATGGTGGCTATAGGAGGGATAAATAAATCAAATATATTAAAATTAGAAGGTACAGGAATAGCAGGGGTAGCAATTGTATCAGCTATATACGGGGTAGAAGACACATACAAAGAGTCGAAGACACTCTTTAATTTAGCGAAAAAATTTTTTTTAAAGGTGGAGGGAAAGAGATGA
- the thiM gene encoding hydroxyethylthiazole kinase, which produces MEGIIQIKNELKKVKKNIEKNRPLVHNITNYVTVNDCANIQLAFGGSPIMADSILEVEEVVSVCSSLVINIGTINERTIESMIRAGEMANIKEIPVILDPVGYGFTKLRTDGVDEILSKVKVSVIKGNISEIKGLLKGNNDINGVDVSTADKELTKKDIFEIAKKVSKVHNCVVAVTSKVDVVTDGERVVYLSNGNHIMSDITGTGCMIGALLGVSLGGNKENIFMGTAYGVGMMGVCGEIAANSLEKRELSRLKNNILDKVGSIKFEEFMEVLNYEHN; this is translated from the coding sequence ATGGAAGGAATTATACAGATAAAAAATGAACTGAAAAAAGTAAAGAAAAATATAGAGAAGAACAGACCCCTAGTACATAATATTACAAACTATGTAACGGTAAATGATTGTGCTAATATTCAATTAGCTTTTGGTGGAAGTCCCATCATGGCAGACAGTATTTTAGAGGTAGAAGAGGTTGTATCAGTATGCAGCTCTCTAGTAATAAATATAGGAACGATAAATGAAAGGACTATAGAATCAATGATAAGAGCTGGAGAAATGGCTAATATTAAAGAAATACCAGTAATTTTAGATCCTGTGGGTTATGGATTTACTAAGTTAAGAACTGATGGGGTAGATGAGATATTATCCAAGGTTAAGGTATCGGTAATCAAAGGAAACATCAGTGAGATTAAGGGATTGCTAAAGGGAAACAATGATATCAATGGAGTGGATGTGAGCACTGCCGATAAAGAGTTAACTAAGAAAGATATCTTTGAAATAGCTAAAAAAGTATCAAAAGTACATAATTGTGTTGTTGCTGTAACATCAAAAGTTGATGTGGTAACAGATGGTGAAAGAGTTGTTTATTTATCCAATGGAAATCATATAATGTCTGATATTACAGGAACAGGTTGTATGATCGGTGCATTATTAGGAGTGAGCCTTGGAGGAAATAAAGAAAATATATTTATGGGAACAGCCTATGGAGTTGGAATGATGGGTGTTTGTGGAGAAATAGCTGCAAACTCTTTAGAAAAAAGAGAATTGAGTAGATTAAAAAATAATATATTGGATAAGGTTGGTTCTATAAAATTTGAAGAATTTATGGAAGTGTTGAATTATGAACATAACTAG
- the ppdK gene encoding pyruvate, phosphate dikinase, producing the protein MKKFIYSFNDGGKEMKSLLGGKGANLSEMTKLGLPIPQGFVITTEACMKYYEEQKKVWKGLKKDIEQNLKNLEAVTDKKFGGDNPLFVSVRSGAAISMPGMMDTILNLGLNDKTYKLLATQTGNEEFAFNSYKRFIQMFSEVVYGIEKYKYDLLEKELEKNGTKKETYIKEYKKLFKSEVNFKFPEDPMDQLLAAIEAVFSSWNNPRAIYYRNLNNIPHDIGTGVTVQSMVFGNMGDTSGTGVVFTRNPSCGENKLFGEFLIDAQGEDVVAGIRTPKKIEELESVMPETYTELINLCALLEDHYKDMQDIEFTIENHKLYILQTRNGKRTANAAIKVATDLVNEGIITKEKAIMMIEPEMISQLLHPTFSEEELSNSEVLVTGLAASPGAATGKVYFSSEKIKENNGGILVRLETSPEDIEGMNIADGILTVRGGMTSHAAVVARGMGRCCICGCGSLDLDEEKREFKVGNITVSEGECISLNGSTGNVYLGELNKSDSGLTDEFKMILDWSSEIGAMKVLANADTPLDAKVAYDFGANGIGLCRTEHMFFEEKKINHVREMILAENSHERKIALESILPLQRLDFKGIFEAMKGNSVTVRLIDPPLHEFLPREKEEKLKLTQSMGITMEEIENRMLKLEELNPMLGHRGCRLGITYPEIYEMQSRAIIEAAIEVKKSGIDVKPEIMIPLVGKVEELGYLRERLVAIVDEVIENSDIELEYKIGTMIEVPRACVTAGEIAEKADFFSFGTNDLTQITFGYSRDDAGKFISDYREKNILEADPFETIDIKGVGKLMEMAANLGRGAKKGLKIGVCGEHGGDPKSIEFFHSIGLAYVSCSPYRIPIAKLAVAQNTIKGRNYSF; encoded by the coding sequence ATGAAAAAATTTATTTATTCCTTTAACGATGGTGGAAAGGAAATGAAGTCACTATTAGGAGGAAAAGGTGCAAACCTTTCTGAGATGACTAAATTAGGATTACCAATTCCACAAGGATTTGTTATAACGACAGAAGCTTGTATGAAATACTATGAAGAGCAAAAAAAGGTATGGAAGGGCTTAAAGAAAGATATAGAGCAAAACTTAAAGAACTTAGAGGCCGTGACAGATAAAAAATTTGGAGGAGATAATCCACTTTTTGTTTCAGTGAGATCTGGTGCTGCCATATCTATGCCTGGAATGATGGATACAATCTTAAACTTAGGTTTAAATGACAAAACATATAAGTTACTTGCAACGCAAACAGGAAATGAAGAGTTTGCATTTAATAGTTATAAAAGATTTATACAAATGTTTTCGGAGGTAGTATATGGAATTGAAAAGTACAAGTATGATTTACTTGAAAAAGAACTTGAGAAGAATGGAACTAAAAAAGAAACTTATATTAAAGAATATAAAAAACTCTTCAAATCAGAAGTAAACTTTAAGTTTCCAGAAGATCCAATGGACCAGCTGTTAGCAGCAATCGAAGCAGTATTTAGCTCTTGGAACAATCCTAGAGCTATCTACTACCGTAATTTAAATAATATCCCACATGATATTGGAACAGGAGTTACAGTTCAATCTATGGTATTTGGTAATATGGGAGATACTTCAGGTACAGGAGTAGTATTTACTAGAAATCCATCTTGTGGTGAAAATAAATTGTTTGGTGAATTTTTAATCGATGCTCAGGGAGAAGATGTAGTAGCAGGGATAAGAACCCCTAAAAAGATAGAAGAATTAGAAAGTGTAATGCCTGAAACTTATACAGAATTAATAAATCTATGTGCTCTTTTAGAGGATCACTATAAGGATATGCAGGATATAGAGTTTACTATTGAAAATCATAAATTATATATCCTTCAGACAAGAAATGGTAAAAGAACTGCAAATGCGGCTATAAAAGTAGCTACAGATTTAGTTAATGAAGGTATAATAACTAAGGAAAAAGCTATAATGATGATAGAACCTGAGATGATCTCACAGCTGCTGCATCCAACATTTTCAGAAGAAGAGTTATCAAATTCAGAAGTTTTAGTGACTGGATTAGCTGCATCACCAGGTGCCGCAACAGGAAAAGTATACTTTAGTTCGGAAAAAATAAAGGAAAATAATGGTGGAATCTTAGTAAGGTTAGAAACTTCCCCAGAAGATATTGAAGGAATGAATATAGCAGATGGAATATTAACTGTTCGTGGAGGGATGACTTCCCATGCAGCAGTAGTTGCCCGTGGAATGGGTAGATGCTGTATCTGTGGATGCGGATCACTTGACTTAGATGAAGAAAAAAGAGAATTTAAAGTAGGAAATATCACGGTCTCTGAGGGAGAATGTATATCATTAAATGGAAGTACAGGAAATGTATACTTAGGTGAGCTTAATAAAAGTGACTCTGGATTAACAGATGAATTTAAGATGATACTTGATTGGTCTAGTGAAATTGGAGCAATGAAGGTTTTGGCAAATGCTGATACACCTTTAGATGCCAAAGTTGCTTATGACTTTGGAGCAAATGGAATAGGTCTTTGTAGAACTGAACATATGTTTTTCGAGGAAAAAAAGATAAATCATGTTAGAGAGATGATCTTAGCTGAAAATAGTCACGAAAGAAAGATAGCTTTAGAGAGTATTTTACCACTTCAAAGACTTGATTTTAAAGGAATATTTGAAGCAATGAAAGGGAATTCTGTAACAGTAAGACTAATCGATCCTCCACTACATGAGTTCTTACCAAGAGAGAAAGAAGAGAAATTAAAGTTAACTCAATCTATGGGAATTACCATGGAAGAGATAGAGAATAGAATGTTAAAGTTAGAGGAATTAAATCCTATGCTGGGTCATCGTGGATGCAGATTAGGGATAACTTATCCTGAGATCTATGAGATGCAGTCTAGAGCAATCATTGAAGCTGCTATAGAAGTTAAAAAATCTGGAATCGATGTGAAACCTGAGATAATGATTCCATTGGTAGGAAAAGTAGAAGAACTTGGATACTTAAGAGAAAGATTAGTAGCAATAGTAGATGAAGTAATTGAAAATTCAGATATAGAGTTAGAGTATAAGATAGGAACGATGATAGAAGTTCCAAGAGCATGTGTTACAGCTGGTGAGATTGCAGAAAAAGCGGATTTCTTTAGTTTTGGAACTAATGACCTGACTCAAATAACTTTTGGATATTCAAGAGACGATGCAGGAAAGTTTATCTCTGATTACAGGGAAAAAAATATCTTAGAAGCAGATCCATTTGAAACTATAGATATAAAAGGTGTAGGAAAATTAATGGAAATGGCAGCAAACCTAGGTAGAGGGGCAAAGAAAGGCCTTAAAATAGGTGTATGCGGAGAACACGGAGGAGATCCAAAGAGTATTGAATTTTTCCACTCAATTGGTCTGGCTTATGTAAGTTGTTCACCATATAGAATTCCTATTGCCAAATTAGCAGTAGCGCAGAACACTATAAAAGGAAGAAACTATTCTTTTTAA